The Kocuria flava nucleotide sequence TCCGCCCGTGTGGGGCGGGCGGTGCACCTGATCGACGAGAACCCCCTGTCTCGCCGACGCCCCGAAGGAGCACCCCCGTCATGACCATCCTGAGCCTGATCACCGAAACCACCACCGCCGCGCTGCCGGTGGTGTTGCCGGCCAACATCGACATCAACCCGAATGATTCCGGCCTGCCGGGCATCGCCCAGCTGCGCACCATCGTCGGCGCCGTCATGACGATCGGCCTCATCCTCTCCGTCCTCGCGCTGATCGTCAGCGCGATCGTGTGGGGCTTCGGCGCCAACTCCTCCAACCCCAACCTGGCCGGCCGGGGGAAGATCGGCGTCCTCGTGAGCTGCGGCGCCGCCGTGATCTGCGGGGCGTCGGTGACGCTCATCAACTTCTTCTGGGACGTCGGCCAGCAGGTCTGACCCCACCCACTCGACTCTGCTTCCTGAAGGAGTGATCCGCGGTGGGTGTGTGCGATATCCCCCTCGTCTCGACCGTCTGCGACACCGCCGGCGAAGCCGCCGCCAGCCTGGTCTCCGCCCCGTTCGACTGGCTCGCCGGAGCGATGGGCGCCGCCGCCGGCTGGCTGTTCGAGGCCGTCTGGTCAGTCTTCGACACCACCACCCTCGTCGACGTCACCAGCGACGAGTACGTGGCGGTCTACAACATTCTCTTCGGCATCGCGATCTTCGTGATGCTGCTGTTCTTCTGCCTCCAACTCATCACCGGACTCATCCGCCGCGACCCCACCGCACTCAGCCGTGCCGCCCTCGGGCTCGCCAAGAGCGTCCTCGGCAGCTTCGTCGTGATCACGTTGACGGCGTTGTTGTTGGAGATCGTCGATCAACTCTGCATTGGCATCATCCAAGCCGCAGGCGAGACCACCGAGTCGATGGGCGACAAGATCACCCTGCTCGCCGCCGGGCTGGTCGGGATCAACATCGCCGCCCCCGGCGTCGGCGCGATCATCACCATCTTCCTCGCCGGGCTCGCGATCAGCGCAGCCGCCATCGTCTGGCTCAGCCTCCTGGTCAGGAAGGCGCTGCTGCTGGTCGCGATCGTCCTCGCACCGCTCGCGTTCTCCGGCGCCTCATGGGATGCCACCAAGGGGTGGATCAGCAAGTGGGCGATGTTCGTCATCGCCCTCATCGTCTCCAAACTCGTCCTGGTCGTCATGTTCCTCGTCGCCATCACCCAAGTCTCCGCGCCCATTGATGGTGACCTGGCATCGGTGGCCGACCCGATCGCCGGGATCGTCCTCATGGCGATGGCCGCCTTCGCCCCCTACATGACCTACAAGTTCCTGAACTTCGTGGGCTTCGACATGTACCACGCCATCGGCTCCGAACAGGACGCCAAGAACGCCCTCAACCGGCCCGTCCCCACCCCCTCGAAGCCGCAAGGCGGCGCGGAGCCGAAGAAGATCCTCGACGACAGCGGCGGAAGCAAGAGTGACAACGGCGGTGGTGGTGGAAAGAAGCCGCCGGAGCCGAAGAACCCGAAGCCGCAGGCATCCAGCGGCACTGCTGGCTCGACGGGGGCCGGTGGTGGGAAGGCGGCCGCGAGCAGCGGCGCCGGGGCAAGCGGTGGAGCAGGCGCCGGCGCTGGTGCCGCGGCGGCTGGTCCCGCAGCCGCGGCCGTGGTCGCGGCGAAGGTCGCCAAGGACGCCGCGACCGCTGGACCCAAGGCCGGCACGGCCCTGGGCAACCAGGGCGAGGCCGCCGCCGACTCCGCCGGCCAGACCGGCAGCACCCCACCGGCCGCGCAGGCGCCACCGCCATCAACGCCGGCACCGAAGACACCCACCGGCGGGTCGT carries:
- a CDS encoding DUF6112 family protein, which gives rise to MTILSLITETTTAALPVVLPANIDINPNDSGLPGIAQLRTIVGAVMTIGLILSVLALIVSAIVWGFGANSSNPNLAGRGKIGVLVSCGAAVICGASVTLINFFWDVGQQV